The DNA segment TCGCCATCGTGATACTGCCGCTGTCCTGTATCTGCTCCTGATTGATAATCTGCACCTGATGCCCACTGTGCTCTACAACTACAATGGCACGGTCTACCTGCGTACCGCCGTCGATGATATAGGAGACATCATCATGATCCAGCTCGTCAACCACATACGTTCCATTCGGCAGCGGGCCGATCGTTTCCGTAAAGCCGTTACGATCAGACAGCGTATAGATTTCATTATATCCCGGAGAGGATACATGAATGCGATAGCTTCCCTGCACCGGTCTGTTCAGCAGTCCCTGTGCATCCTCAATATACTTGCTCAAAGTGATGCTTCCGGTATTTCCTGCCCCCTGCGGATTGATGATATTCACCGTATTGGCATTCTGCATGACATGAACGATTCCCCTGGCCAGCGGCGCCGCATTGTTGACAACATACTGTACGCCCTTTTGCTCACGTTCCTCCATGACCTCATACCAGCCATCCTTCAGATTGCGGACACTGGCATAGAAATGATTTGCGTAATTCAGAAGAACTCTGCTTGTTTCCTCTTCTCCCTTGATACGGATCCAGAAGCTGTCCTGCTCCTGCGGATAACAATAACACCCCTCTGTATCCCGGATCAGCTTACACAGCTCAATACTGCCGTTTCTTGTCTGCGCTTCCTCATTGATGACCTTGACATCCACATGTTCCTCACACACATTGATCAGCGCACTCTGTGATTCCTTTCCTCCGTTGATAATATAACACACAGTACCCTCTGCATTCAGCTCACGCAGCTCATACATGCCCAAAGGAAGATTGCGAAGCGTTTCCTTCCAGCGGTTGCAGGAATTCAGGGTGATGATCTGATGGAATGCTTCCCCTCGTACATCCACCTCATACTCATCCTCCTGCTGTGGTTTTTTCAGACAGCCGCAGGAGGCATCTCGTACATATTTGGACAGGGTGATACTGCCCATCGCGCACTTCATCACATTGACGGACTGGACATGGACATCATTTTTTAAGACGATATCCGCTGTGCACTCCCGTGCATCATCCACCAGATAATACAGCTCCTTAAACGCTGCTTCCTCTCGTTGCATCACCTGGTATTCCCCCTGCGGAAGCTCTTCCATCTGATGCCATTGGTTTCGCTCGTTTAACACAAAGGTCTTATCAATATGCTTTCCCTTTACCCGCATGTGGAAGACCATATCCTTATGCGGCTGTACCAAATCATCCTCGCAGTTTTTCACCACTGCCTCCAGATGCAGCTTCGCCATCGTTTCACTGGCATTCAGAACAACGATGCTCACATCCTCTTTTCCGACCTCGAAATAGCCGCAATCCGACGGGCACTGTTCATTGATCTGATAACGAACCTCATGATTGCCAGGCTCACGGATTTCATATGCTCCACACGCCTGCTGGGTAAAGACTGCCGTCCAGTCATTCTCCCTGCTCAGGATGCATTCCTGTGTTTCCTTATCGTGCAGAAGCTCGATGCGGAAGGTGTCATGTTGATCCGGACGACTGCGCTCACCGAAGGCATTTTCCATGCATTTGGTGACGGTGATATTCCCGCGGTGCATGCGTTTGATTACCGCACATACATTCACGCATTCCCCATTCAATTCAATACAGACGACATCCTCAAATACACACTCCTCAATTTCAAAGCGCACAGCCCCCTGGTTGAGTACACGCAGCGTATAGGAACCCGGCAACAGATGCTTCAAGCAGTCCGTAAATGCATTGCAGCTGTTCAGACAGAGCGTTTCCTTGCTATGCTCGCTGACAATTTCCACACGGACTTCCTCATCCGCACACAATTCCCGGCACATGCCATCCTCTTCGACTACGGCGTTCACACAGATGCAGCCCTTTGGACTCGGTGTATTGATCATGGTGATATGGATATCCTCATCACACACATCCACGACGGCTGACGCACATGGCAGCTCATTGATCAGCCAGCTGACCGCATAGCCCTCACACGGACTTTCACGAACCTCATAATGTCCCTGCGGCAAATCGTACAGGCGGACGCAGAAATCATTTTCGCTGTTCAGCTCCACCTTCTGTGTACACGTTTCACCTTCCACAATGGCACAGAAGCTCTCCTCGTGTGATGGCATATGCAGATTACCGTCACGATTCGCAATCCGCTTCTCCAGCAGCATACAGCCATAGCGCATTTCCTCATTGATCACGGTGATATGCATGCTTTCTCCCTCATAAAGGAAATAACATGCATCATGCAGCTCTCCATTGATATCATACACATGTCTGCCGCTGCCAAGCTCGCGCAGCTCATAATGCTGGTTGGCAAGATTGTTTAAACAAATACAGAAGTCATTGCCCGCATGCAGCTCATATACCTCATGGCAGTTTTTCCCCTTGAGAAGAACCCGGTATATTGCATCCTCATCCGGCATGACGAGCCGGTTGCCATCGCGTATCCGCTTTTCAATCGTTACACTTCCACACTGCTGCTCGCTGTTGATGATATCAATGTATGCATCCTCACAGCCCAGTGTAAAGCATGCCTTATCGACGCACTCCCCATTAACGCGGTAGCGGACATTCCAGTTTTCATCAACCTCGCTGATTTCATAGCTTCCTTCCAGCAGATCATCAAAATACACACAGAAATCATTACGTGCGCACAGACGATAGGTACGACTGAAGCCCTGTCCCTGTAACAGGAAGCGGAATTCATCCTGTGGACATGGCATGAACAGATTACCGCGCTCATCCTCAAGATACTTGGTAACGCGCACCGTACCCGTACAATCGCTTTCCTGATTCACGATTAGCACTTCCACATCACACTGACCTAGCTCCACATTACCAAAGCTTTCCTCGTTTCCATCAATCATATAGCTGACACGGAAGCCAAGATTATCCTTTTGGACAATGCGGTAGCGGCCCTGCGGCAGATAATCCAGGATAACACACCAGTTGTTTTCCGCACGCAGACACACATGCTCACTGCACTCTCTTCCCTCTACCAGAATATCCAGCAGCATACCGCGGGACGGGCGCTGCAGTTCTCCATTGCAGCAGCGTACAACTCCGCGCAGCTTCAGCATACCGTTATTTTTGCGGCGGTTGATAATGCTGACCTCTTGATTGCTGCCATCCATACAGACAATAGCATCGCACTGCTCCTGCTGATTGACGAGATAGGACACATCATAGTCAAAGCTATCCAGCTCCGTTATGCTGTATTCCCCCTCTATCAGTCCTTCCAGCATGACGCACCAGTTATTGCCTGCCTTTAGCACATACGTTTCCCTAAAGCAGGTGCTTTCCACACAGACCTCAAATTCCTCATCACGGCCCGGCTTTACCAGCTCGCCACTACGTGTTTCCTCAAATTTACAAATTTTCAAAATTCCGCAGCTGCTCTTCGCAACACTGTTGATAATGCGGATTTCATTTTCACAGCAGTCATCGACGACAAAGCGTGCTGCCTTACTTTCTTTGCTGCAGTTGACCTGATAGCTGACCTCATATGCACACGGTGTATCCTCGCGTACCTCATAGCTTCCAAAACGTAAATCATCAAAGCACACACACCAGTCGTTACCGGCATTTAATTCAAAGGTGCGTTTGCAGAAATAGGAGCTCAGTGTCACCGTAAAGCACTGATGCTTCTGCGGCTTGATCAAATCTCCAAACTCATTACGCACATATTTGCAGATGCTTACGGTTCCAGCATTGCGTTCCTCATTGATTACGGATACGCAGAATGCAGAATCCCCATTGATCCGCACACAGGCGCTTGTACTTTCTCTTCCCCCGTTGATGATATAGCTGGTCGTATAATCTGTATTGCAGCTTACTTCCTCAATGACATATTCTCCATTACATAAATTGGCGATATCCACACAGAAATTATTGCCCGCATTCAGATTAAAGGCTTCCTTCCTGCCACAGCCGCTCAGCATGACCGTAAACTGCAAATCCTTTGATGGCTTAGAAATCGTTCCATCACAGCCGCGGATAAATTTACAGATACGAAGCGGAGACTGCAGGTCCTCACAAAAGCAAGGATTTTCATTTCCGTTAATAATCATGACAGATGCCTGCTCACAGTCGTTCAGCTCCACATTGGCATAGCAGCGCTCCTCCTGTCCGTTGACGATATAGACAGGCTCTGCTTCCATCGGATCACGAAGCTCACTGATATCATAATATCCCGGCAGCAATCCGCATAATACGGCACAATAATCATTGTCCTCGCTCAGCTCAATCAGGCGGTCATCACTATCGGATATAATACGCACCTGATATACCTCACCACAGCCCGGCTTGCACAGATGGCCGTTCTCCATACGGATATACTTTTCAATTTTCATGGAAGTATCCGCACGCAGCTCATTGATCATGACAAGCTCGTTCTCTTGCGGCAGCAGATCAAAGCGGCCGTCTGAGGTTTCCCCTTCATCATTGAATCTCCAGCGGGTCACATATCCTGTACAGCCGCTTTCTTCCACCATAGTATAGCCTGGCTGCAGGTCACAGATGGTTTCCTGAAAGTCATTGGACGCATCCAGGGTTACGCAGTGCTCTGTTCCATGCTGCATAACGTGCAGGGTAAATGCCATGTCCTCCTGAAATTCTAAAGGATCTCCATTCATATCCACCAGCTTCTTAACAACATGCAGCTGTGTCTCACTCAGCTGCTGATTGATAATACGGACACTGCGATGTGAGGTCGTACTTGTGAAGATCACGCTGGCATAGTCCTCCTGCATGACCTCCTCGTCCACCATATAGGTGATATCCACCTCATCCCCGTTGATCATCTGCTGTCCGCTTTCATCTGTCTGTACAATGACATGCTGAACTGCCTGAATATCGGAAATCGTGATTTTTCCAATACCGGTAGCTGGATCGATGGGTACATCATAATAGCAGCATTCGTTTTGGGAATGACAAACCTTGATATGCCGCATTTTGCACATCTCTTTTGCACTACCCTCGCGCATTCTCTCCTCTATGACAATATCCATGCTCGCATTTTCTATGCACGGCTGTGCCGTTTCCAGAAGGCTGACAGGCAGCATGCGGTAAAAGACGTTCCATAAGCGTTTGCTCATCTTTATCCTCCTTCTTCATATAAGCGATTCATTTCTTATACATTCTAGTATATGAGCCCACATGGAAATTGTTCTACAAAATAAAAGAACCGTTAATTCATCAACGGTTCCAGCTGCAGCAGCACGTAGGGCTGCCCTTCCACTTTAATTACATGTACACGCAGTACAAGATAGGTATTATTCATGTGCAATGCTACAACAAACGGGATATCATATTCAGTATTCATCGCCATCACCTGCTTTATCGTATGTAAGATATGCTATATGTGTACATCCTCATCATAGATGCACACCATAAAGATATAGTAGAATACAAGCATCAGACACATGAGAACCCCATAGATGATGGATAGGATAAAGGCAGGCAGAAGCTGCATATTCCCAGAGAGGGAAAGACCAAGCTCCATCGCATCCATAAACGGATTGCTGCGGGTCATGATATCCACAACACCACTGTTGGCGGCAAATCGTGTTCCGTATTGGAAAAAGGCATCCATAACAGAGGTATAAGCAAAGGCGATCAGAAAAATGACCAGCATACTGTAAAAAGAGGATCGGTAATGCCGAATGATTTTAACAAATGCGTCTTTTATAATAAGGAAAGGATTGCGTGCACCATCATAAATGGCATAGCAGGCAAATACCTGTACCGGAATATAAAACATCATCATTAGCAGCATAACGGGTGTCAATATGGCATTGATACTGTTTTGATCGTTCAGCATGACCTGAAAGGAAAGCCAGCTGCTTCCTGCCATAGCTGCAAATAATAGGGTCTGAACACCAATCAGCGGCAGCATGTAGTCCTTCATGACAAGTGTACGGCTGTCTTCCCGTTTGGTACGGATAAACTGAAACATGACGATCAAATATACATAGGCTGCCACGATGACGATCAGATACAGGAATAAGTAGGAAACCAGCATACTACCGGCACGGCTGACAACAGAGATTCCCATGCTGTAAATGGAGCAGTAGAGAATACTGAGCAGCATCAGCATGAGCAGCAAACTGACAATGCGTTCTTTTATATTGGTAAATGACAGAAAGTCCTTCCATGTTTTCATAATATCACCTCAGGTATAGGTTATTCTACCATATTTTTTGAAAAATGGGAAATGCTATAAAGGATGAGTCTGATGATGTATACACATAGTAATCAGATATGGCTTCATTGGATTATATACATTTTATAAAATAGTGTTTAATATCTGTACTTGCTCTTTAACCTTTATTCTTTCTTAGAAAAACCTCCTGCCGATAATAACGGAAGAAGGTTTTGTTTAAATTCTAAGTATATTACAAAAAGCCACAATTATCTAACAAATAGTTTTACATTAAACTTATCTTTTTAAATAATATGGAAATCGTCTCAAAGATAAGCATACTAGAATCAGAACAATTGCAATATATTTAAAAAAATTCAAGTTTTGATAGAGAAAGAGATTCCCCTGTACCAAATCAAAGACAGTAACATATAAAATAAAATCAGCACCGTTGTAATAAAGAATCATAGGGAACAGTAATATGAATAAACTCAAAAAACAGCTAACAAGAAGGTTTTCACTTTTTTTTGATATTAGGGTTATGATATAACCGCTAAGCACAACACCCGAACAACGGATAACATACAGCAAACAAGCATATTGCATACATGAAAGATCCATTGGTAATGAAGTTGCAATACTCCAGTCATCAGGGACAACAGCATGCAATGGAGCATCCCATTGAAACATCGGATATAATCTATTAAACGCGAATGCATCACTTAGGTTATAGAATAGAAATAGGAAAATTGATACCATTAGCACAACGAGGAACTTCGCTTTACATATTGATCTTCTTCCTTTTTTTGTAGTTTCATACAGTATATATTCCTTTTTCTGCTGATCAAATGTATAAATTCCATGAATCGCAAATACAAGAGAAGCAATTAACAGGATACTCATTTGAATATCTCGTTCTTGCGTATTCATAGCAAAAATCGCCTGATATCCTTTTTTATAAACGAGAACCTCTCTGCCGTCCTGATAGTCCTTATAAAATGTATAAAACGCTGTTTTATCTTTTATTTGATCCAGACTCTTTCTTAATAAAGACTGGTAATCTGCTTCCGATACGATACCCTTTTCTTTCTCTGCCGCAAGCTTTGTTAGTTCTGCTTCCTGCTCCTCAAACATTTTATATTGTTTTTCTATATTATTCTTCTTAACAGGATTTAGTACGCCGCCATATTCTTTGTATAATTCAATTACCTTTTCTTCAATGATAGAATCCTGTCGCTGACTGGCAATTGTATAAACATAATATCCTTGATAAACACACAGCAGTACACATACAATAAAAAATTTATTGTTATTTATGATTTTTTGAACTTCATGTACCAGCAAATTGGTGTGCTGCACAATAGCAAGCGAATGAACATTACATTCAGGTATCCTTATCATTTTATGTGTAAATAGGAATAGCGCTGTAAAAAGAAACATACATATGATAATACATATACATAAGAGCTCAGCTAATGATATTGTATAGGATCGAAATGTAAATACTATAAAATCCTGAAAAACCGTATGTGTATTGCTGATTTCATAAAAATTCAGGTAATGAAGAATACGAAAAATAGAGTTCGTTGAAATAGTTTGAACAAGCAGATAAGAAATAGCCAGGAACATACTCATAATAAGGATAGAAAATTTATGAAAACATTGATACAAAAATGCAAAAAGCATAGCTAAAGTAAAACCTGTAATGATTTTTATCAGGAATGTTATGCCATACCACAAGCCTAAATCCCCTTGAAATGCACTTGTGTATAGAGATGGTATGCTTTGTACTGAAGCTCCCCAATTTATGCTGCCATACAATCCCTGTATGAGAAGCAGATAACCTCCCTCTATTAGCATTGTAAGCAAAAAGCCAGTGATAAAAATAACTGTACATTTAGATAAACGTGATGTGATCCTACCATATTTCGTAGTCGTTATCAAAGAAGTCATATCTGCCGTTTCATCGTTCTGTAATACGATAATTGCTATAAATAGCCATGCAAAGCAAATCATTACAGAGACGGAGCCTGTTACATAACGTTCAAAGACAAGGAAGCCTTCGTCACTGAAGCTTGTTTTCCGAAGCTTTTCGTATGTTTTTTGTGTTAGTTCCAGCTGTTTCACCTTTTCATCCGATATTGTCATATGCATAGGGTTATTTTTGAGAAACTCCGTTTTCTCCAGAATACCGTCTAAATAGGCTTCATAGCCTGTTATACGATTATAATAGGAATGTAGATATTGATATATCTGCAAATAATCATTTAAATTTGTATAGATATCTGTTTGCAGTAATTTTTGATATTCTGATAGAAAATCTGTATCAACGTCCTGTGCCGCAGGATCTTCATCAAAGGCTTTAGATAAATGAAGCTGCTCTTCATATTGTTTTACCTGTGTATAAAACGTATGTGTTTTTCCTATCCATGCTTTTTTATCTTGCAGACTTTTACCATTCAATTCTGTTTTTATGCTAAAATATAAGTCTTTATGTTTCGCCATTACATCTGTACTCTGTAATTGTTCCATATATAGAAAGGTGAAAATCGCAAAAAGAAGAAAAAGAATGGCAACAAGCAGATTGCGCTTTGATGTAAGCTTTCTTATCTCATACCATATTAGCTGCATAAAGCATCACCCCATATAATACAGATAAGCATCCTCAAGTGAAGGGAGAACAGCGGTTTCACTGACTTCATCAACTATATAGCGTACATGAAATATAGTGTCCAAACGCATTGATCTGGTAATTTTATGTGTTTTCTGGAAATCTTCCCATATATCTTCTGCAATCCATTTTTCCTGCACTCTCCCCTTTAAGCGTTCAATCAATTCCGTTATGCTACCTTCAAATAACAGATTTCCTTCTTTTATGAATAATATTTCTCTTGCGATCGTCTCAATA comes from the Erysipelotrichaceae bacterium 66202529 genome and includes:
- a CDS encoding S-layer family protein — its product is MSKRLWNVFYRMLPVSLLETAQPCIENASMDIVIEERMREGSAKEMCKMRHIKVCHSQNECCYYDVPIDPATGIGKITISDIQAVQHVIVQTDESGQQMINGDEVDITYMVDEEVMQEDYASVIFTSTTSHRSVRIINQQLSETQLHVVKKLVDMNGDPLEFQEDMAFTLHVMQHGTEHCVTLDASNDFQETICDLQPGYTMVEESGCTGYVTRWRFNDEGETSDGRFDLLPQENELVMINELRADTSMKIEKYIRMENGHLCKPGCGEVYQVRIISDSDDRLIELSEDNDYCAVLCGLLPGYYDISELRDPMEAEPVYIVNGQEERCYANVELNDCEQASVMIINGNENPCFCEDLQSPLRICKFIRGCDGTISKPSKDLQFTVMLSGCGRKEAFNLNAGNNFCVDIANLCNGEYVIEEVSCNTDYTTSYIINGGRESTSACVRINGDSAFCVSVINEERNAGTVSICKYVRNEFGDLIKPQKHQCFTVTLSSYFCKRTFELNAGNDWCVCFDDLRFGSYEVREDTPCAYEVSYQVNCSKESKAARFVVDDCCENEIRIINSVAKSSCGILKICKFEETRSGELVKPGRDEEFEVCVESTCFRETYVLKAGNNWCVMLEGLIEGEYSITELDSFDYDVSYLVNQQEQCDAIVCMDGSNQEVSIINRRKNNGMLKLRGVVRCCNGELQRPSRGMLLDILVEGRECSEHVCLRAENNWCVILDYLPQGRYRIVQKDNLGFRVSYMIDGNEESFGNVELGQCDVEVLIVNQESDCTGTVRVTKYLEDERGNLFMPCPQDEFRFLLQGQGFSRTYRLCARNDFCVYFDDLLEGSYEISEVDENWNVRYRVNGECVDKACFTLGCEDAYIDIINSEQQCGSVTIEKRIRDGNRLVMPDEDAIYRVLLKGKNCHEVYELHAGNDFCICLNNLANQHYELRELGSGRHVYDINGELHDACYFLYEGESMHITVINEEMRYGCMLLEKRIANRDGNLHMPSHEESFCAIVEGETCTQKVELNSENDFCVRLYDLPQGHYEVRESPCEGYAVSWLINELPCASAVVDVCDEDIHITMINTPSPKGCICVNAVVEEDGMCRELCADEEVRVEIVSEHSKETLCLNSCNAFTDCLKHLLPGSYTLRVLNQGAVRFEIEECVFEDVVCIELNGECVNVCAVIKRMHRGNITVTKCMENAFGERSRPDQHDTFRIELLHDKETQECILSRENDWTAVFTQQACGAYEIREPGNHEVRYQINEQCPSDCGYFEVGKEDVSIVVLNASETMAKLHLEAVVKNCEDDLVQPHKDMVFHMRVKGKHIDKTFVLNERNQWHQMEELPQGEYQVMQREEAAFKELYYLVDDARECTADIVLKNDVHVQSVNVMKCAMGSITLSKYVRDASCGCLKKPQQEDEYEVDVRGEAFHQIITLNSCNRWKETLRNLPLGMYELRELNAEGTVCYIINGGKESQSALINVCEEHVDVKVINEEAQTRNGSIELCKLIRDTEGCYCYPQEQDSFWIRIKGEEETSRVLLNYANHFYASVRNLKDGWYEVMEEREQKGVQYVVNNAAPLARGIVHVMQNANTVNIINPQGAGNTGSITLSKYIEDAQGLLNRPVQGSYRIHVSSPGYNEIYTLSDRNGFTETIGPLPNGTYVVDELDHDDVSYIIDGGTQVDRAIVVVEHSGHQVQIINQEQIQDSGSITMAKYIRQDGMLMRPHRDASYVFHISGPSYNQLVTLDASNRWMCMLSDLKAGDYVISETTTTDAVSFIINGGNEVDRGIVHVAGSGSTVQIIDTPQSSASGSIQLDKYMRRNQDLVRPDEDFVSRVHISRPGYNEVFVLNRENNWSLRVDDLADGVYVVDEVDDQHDVSYIVNGASEVNSAIVNVEANSNTVQIINTVREAFGSIRIEKFMRGEGGKLTRPTADFVTRVHVSKPGYNEVFTLNAANDWSIVLKDLMDGWYVIDEVDSDDQVTYIINGGSEVANGIVHVEKNANEVRMIDATAGSGGAITLSKFIRNASGQLVLPSDTQRFVVALSGADMQTNVVLQKNNNWKSTLRNLAAGTYQVKELEVSGFDVTYIVNDAQESSSATVQVQGDAHNVSIINALKSSYGKLEITKFIKQANGTLIRPADGDHYTVEIYNMTTMRRVDLNFGNSFTYVVNDLPKGTYSIREINNTQFITTYRVNGGAETDSATVTMGDAASNVVEVINELIVNRSTIEVFKYMLDDDGNYLPPSAPDTYQFRITGEGIDQVYDLTVDNSWHQSLNTYPSGTYQVQEIGSSYPIQYLVNSPELVDEAKFTVLPGTTMVIGIINRTGGVQNGTMKLTKQLRNAQGELQRPADTQSYVMQVTSDTFNRFVTLDKDNDFIEQLENLPYGTYQIRETSGRGSVSFIINQEAETEQGILKIESGMANTVDIINTESQPFYRSDAANTVKIVIE